From the genome of Caretta caretta isolate rCarCar2 chromosome 27, rCarCar1.hap1, whole genome shotgun sequence, one region includes:
- the GJD3 gene encoding gap junction delta-3 protein, whose protein sequence is MGEWSFLSSLLDAVQEHSPMVGRFWLVVMLIFRILILATVGSDVFEDEQEEFACNTLQPGCKQVCYDKAFPISHYRFWVFHIVVLSAPALLFVMYAMHQGGKLRQGQEGGPAGPPRLQPSQRAHHIRTFYLANVAMRILAETGFLVGQWQLYGFHVEPRFTCQSSPCPHTVDCFVSRPTEKTIFILFYFLVGVVSALLSLLELAHLLAKDRCQGQEAAKPPATSHEQQENWSNQAHEQCQQFLPPGEGGAKGAACSVPNHYEPSAPFRPHAPSKGSMASRPAAKSDLVV, encoded by the coding sequence atgggcgagtggagcttcctgagctcgCTGCTGGACGCCGTGCAGGAGCACTCGCCCATGGTGGGCCGGTTCTGGCTGGTGGTGATGCTGATCTTCCGCATCCTCATCCTGGCCACGGTGGGCAGCGACGTCTTCGAGGACGAGCAGGAGGAGTTCGCCTGCAACACGCTGCAGCCAGGCTGCAAGCAGGTCTGCTACGACAAGGCCTTCCCCATCTCCCACTACCGCTTCTGGGTCTTCCACATCGTGGTGCTGtcggcccctgccctgctcttcgTCATGTACGCCATGCACCAGGGCGGCAAGCTGCGGCAGGGCCAGGAGGGCGGCCCCGCGGGCCCGCCCCGGCTGCAGCCCAGCCAGCGGGCCCACCACATCCGCACCTTCTACCTGGCCAACGTGGCCATGCGCATCCTGGCTGAGACCGGCTTCCTGGTGGGCCAGTGGCAGCTGTACGGGTTCCACGTGGAGCCGCGCTTCACCTGCCAGAGCTCGCCCTGCCCCCACACGGTGGACTGCTTCGTGTCCCGGCCCACCGAGAAAACCATCTTCATCCTCTTCTACTTCCTGGTGGGCGTGGTCTccgccctgctcagcctgctggagCTGGCCCACCTGCTGGCCAAGGACAGGTGCCAGGGGCAGGAGGCCGCCAAGCCCCCGGCCACCTCCCACGAGCAGCAGGAAAACTGGTCCAACCAGGCGCACGAGCAGTGCCAGCAGTTCCTGCCCCCGGGCGAGGGGGGCGCCAAGGGGGCGGCCTGCAGCGTCCCCAACCACTACGAGCCCTCGGCCCCGTTCCGGCCCCACGCCCCCTCCAAGGGCAGCATGGCCTCCCGGCCCGCGGCCAAGTCCGATTTGGTGGTCTAG